One Castanea sativa cultivar Marrone di Chiusa Pesio chromosome 4, ASM4071231v1 DNA window includes the following coding sequences:
- the LOC142632834 gene encoding uncharacterized protein LOC142632834, whose amino-acid sequence MSSTTIFHHRCEAWQPENYIEPESCSPYPEFLIELYANFESIDVQGQIAASPTKHKSFTMQRDLLIMNQNSWFILSNKLSQMDVPFNVQPSMIQKISTVARELACEADNMHRKTIPMMVVLTVIIQGFDQELELSEALRESMDTWVYTSSVCGSKSLVEALEKVKVEDFETQCVICMEEILMGFEATRLPCSHVYHVGCIVNWLKQSNLCPLCRFQMPVECV is encoded by the coding sequence ATGTCTAGCACCACAATTTTCCACCATAGATGCGAGGCATGGCAACCCGAAAACTACATTGAACCCGAAAGTTGTTCACCATACCCTGAGTTCTTAATTGAATTGTATGCCAATTTTGAATCAATTGATGTACAAGGCCAGATTGCCGCAAGCCCCACCAAACACAAATCATTCACTATGCAACGTGACCTATTGATAATGAACCAAAATTCATGGTTCATCTTATCCAATAAGCTTTCTCAGATGGACGTGCCCTTCAATGTTCAGCCATCAATGATACAAAAGATTTCAACTGTTGCTCGTGAACTTGCTTGTGAGGCTGACAACATGCACCGCAAGACTATTCCAATGATGGTGGTTCTTACTGTTATTATACAAGGTTTTGATCAAGAACTTGAACTTTCTGAGGCTTTAAGGGAATCCATGGATACCTGGGTGTATACAAGCTCGGTTTGTGGAAGTAAATCATTGGTTGAGGCATTGGAGAAGGTTAAAGTTGAAGATTTTGAAACACAATGCGTTATATGTATGGAAGAGATTTTGATGGGGTTTGAAGCTACTCGTTTGCCTTGCTCTCATGTCTACCATGTAGGTTGTATTGTGAATTGGCTTAAGCAGAGTAATCTCTGTCCATTATGTCGGTTTCAGATGCCAGTTGAATGTGTCTAA
- the LOC142631707 gene encoding vacuolar protein sorting-associated protein 29 → MVLVLALGDLHVPHRAPDLPAKFKSMLVPGKIQHIICPGNLCIKEVHDYLKTLCPDLHITRGEYDEEMRYPETKTLTIGQFKLGLCHGHQVIPWGDLDSLAMLQRQLDVDILVTGHTHQFTAYKHEGGVVINPGSATGAYSSITYDVNPSFVLMDIDGLRVVVYVYELIDGEVKVDKIDFKKTTTASH, encoded by the exons ATGGTTTTGGTGTTGGCTTTGGGGGATTTGCATGTACCCCATAGGGCACCTGATTTGCCTGCAAAGTTCAAGTCCATGCTTGTACCTGGCAAGATCCAGCACATCATTTGCCCTGGAAATCTTTGcatcaaa GAGGTTCATGACTACTTGAAGACTCTTTGTCCTGACTTGCATATTACTAGAGGTGAATATGATGAAGAGATGCGCTATCCAGAGACCAAGACACTGACTATTGGGCAGTTTAAGCTGGGACTATGTCATGGTCATCAG GTTATTCCTTGGGGTGACCTAGACTCACTGGCCATGCTCCAGAGGCAGTTGGATGTAGACATCCTTGTAACGGGTCACACTCATCAGTTTACAGCTTATAAGCATGAAGGAGGTGTTGTCATAAACCCAGGGTCTGCAACTGGTGCCTACAGCAGCATCACCTATGATGTTAACCCTAGCTTTGTCCTCATGGACATTGATGGCCTACGAGTTGTGGTCTACGTTTATGAACTCATTGATGGAGAGGTTAAGGTTGACAAGATTGATTTTAAGAAGACAACCACTGCAAGTCATTGA